DNA from Leptospira mayottensis 200901116:
GCAAATGCAACTTTCTACTCCTTGATTCTTGGAAAACTTCTGGAGTATTCCAGACCGAAGATGGTCGACCTTGGTATTTCCTGTCTCCTTGCGGATATAGGGATGTGTAAGGTTCCTGCGTCAATTTCGGAGAAGAACGAACAACTCTCCGAAGAGGAATTTAAAGCGATCATGAAACATACGATCTTAGGGTATCAAATACTTTCCCAAAAGATGAAACTCAAGAATAACCTCGCGATTGTTGCTCTTCAGCACCATGAACGTTATGATGGAAACGGATACCCTCAAAAGTTGGCGGGCACTGCGATCGAAGAACAAGCCAGAATTTACGCGATTGCGGATAATTTTTCCGCACTTGTAACAAATCGTCCTCATCGAAAGAAAATTCTGCCACACGAAGCAATTAAGTCTATGATTAGTATGGATGTGGGAAAATTCGATCTGAAATTGGTTCGAACGCTTCTCAATCATCTCTCCTTGTATCCCGTCGGTTCTTGTATAGAACTATCAGATAAAAGAATCGGGGTCGTTTTGGGACCTAATCTCGACAAACCAATCCGACCTTATATACGCATTATAAAAGATGAATATGGTACAATGGTACGAAATTTGATCCTCGTGGATCTTTTAAAGGAAACAAATCTCTTTATTTCTCGTCCTGTGGATTTACAGGAAATTACAGCGTAAAAGAACTTTCCCGGAAATTCAGTGATACAGTTGTTTAAGGATCGATTCGTAAATTATAGAACAAGCTGTAAGTTTTGAGTAGATTCAAAAAAATCAAAGGTGACGAGGGAGAATCCATTGCATCAGATTTTTTGATTTCTCTCGGTCACGAGATTCTGAAACGAAATTATCGATTTCTTTCTTGTGAAATCGACATAATCTCTGTAAAAGAGGAAGTATTGTATTTTTCCGAAGTGAAATTTTGGAAGGAATTCGAATCTTTCGATCCTCGATTTACGTTCAATTTTGCAAAACAAACTCGTATGCGAAAGGCGGCTAGCGGTTTTCTTTCCGAAAATCTTTCCTTGCAGAATCATTTTGTCTCATTCTGTCTTGTCTCCATAAATGAAAAAAAGGGATGTGAATATTATCCTGATCTTTTTTGAAATAGTGATTCAGATACTTCCAACAAGCACCGAATTCTTAAACTGTCTGCGGGTTCTCAAGGAAGAGAGCCTTAAATCGTTACAAGGAAGTAACTATGAAGAGCATCACGATTTTAGGGAATCTGGCCGAATCTGAAAATTTCGGTCCGGATCCGGTCATTCTTCGAAAGCGGGGAATGCCGGTAAAAAAGCGAAAATTTGAAGATTATAAAAAGAAATTAGAGGATCCGAGCTATATCGATTTTGCAATCGATAAAATTGCGATGGAAATCTCTCACTTTCTTGCTAAATAAACTTCTCGCTTAACGGGAATTAAGCGATGGCCCTGTTTTCTCCGAACTTCCGGCATTCTGGAAATGCAGGGCTTCTAGAAGGTGCTTCTCTTTTACAAATGGATTCTCTTCCAAATCTGCAATCGTCCGTGCTACTTTCCGAATCTGGTTAAATTTACGAATGCTTGACTTCCTCTTTCTAGTTTCGCTTTCTAAAATTTCCTCACAGGTGGAATCGAACTTTAGATAGGAATTTACACATTCTCCCCGAAGTTGTCCGTTGAAATAAAATTCACTTCCCCGATATCTGTCTCTTTGAATCGCTGCGGCTTTTTGAATTTGTTTTCTAGATTCTTCTAACGAAATGGAAATTCTCTTTCGCTCTTTTTCTTTAAGAGGATACATTTCCACTTCCAGGTCGATTCGGTCCCGAAACGGTCCGGAGTAGGGAGATTGGTATTTTTTGATTTTTTGAGGATTACAAGAGCAACCGCCTCCTTCGACTCCGTAGAATCCACAAGGACAAGGGTTGGTTGCAGCTACCAATAAAAAGTTCGCCGGATAAATCACGGTTCCGCTGATTCTTGAAATTGTAATATTTCCTTCTTCCATCGGTTCCCGGAGAGCCTGAAGAATTCCTGATTTATATTCCGCAAGTTCATCTAAAAATAAAATTCCTCGATTTGCTAAAGTGACCTCTCCCATTCTTAAATCTCTGGAACCCCCTACCAAAGTGATGTCGGAAGTTGTATGATGAGGAGCTCGATAGGGTCTTTCGGCGATTAATTCCTTGAGAGGGAAAAGTGCGGATTGAATTTTCAGTATATCCAGCGCTTCGCGCTCTTCGGGAGAAGGAAGTAAAAGACCTGCTATTCTCGCCAATAAACTTTTTCCGATTCCCGGTGGCCCTGATAGAAGAATATGATGCCAGCCTGCCACTGCAATCTGAACCGCTCGAAATGCGATCATCTGATCTTGATAGAGTTCTAAATTTTGTACAATGTTAACTTCTCGGATTTGGATTTTTGATTTCGTTTCTGGAGGTTTTCGACTTTCCAGTATCTCTTCTAATTCTCTCAAATGAGAAATTCCAAAGACCTCGAATTTTCGTAGAAGTGCCGCTTCCTCTCTATTTTCAAAAGGAACGATCACAGTGTCGTATTTTTCCGAGGAGATGCCAGATAGGATGGGTAAGACTCCTTTGAGTGGCTTCAAACTTCCATCCAAGCCCAATTCTCCTAAAAAAAGCGTTCTTTGTAATTTCCCGGAGGGAAAGATTTGCTCGGTTAACGCGAGAATTCCGCATGCGATCGAAAGATCTAAAAGAGTACCTTCCTTTTTTCTTCCTGCCGGAGCTAGATTGACTAGAATATTTTGGAACGGACAAGAATAACCACTGTTTTCCAGAGCAATTCTCACTCTTTCCGAGGATTCGCGGATGGACTGGGCGGCAAGTCCCGTTATCATAAAACGAGGCAATCCTCGTTTGAGGTTAATTTCCACATCGACAGCAAATGCATCCAAACCTTCCAAATTGGCTCCGGTTAAACAGATCCAAGAATTTTTCATACTTTCCTCCCGGAAGGTACAGTTCTGATTCGTTTACTCGGGGACTATGATTTCGTGTTAGAAAATTGTGTTTTCGTTCGAAAAATTAAAAAGGTAATTCTGCTTTTTCAAAAAACTCCTTTCAAATACGTTTAGCTCCTATAATTTTGCTCTGGAATGTTTCGTATTACCGTTTTCTTGCTTCCCGTATTTTTTCTTTTTCTCACAAGTTGTGGCAATCGACTCATTCGTAAAGACGCAATCGCTCATATCAACGAGCACTATTCGGAAAAAATTTATTACCTAACAAAAGACAAAAAAGTTTCCAATACGGAAACTTTTAAAAAGGGGATGCTTGTTCGGATTTATGTGGAATCGACCCCTTCCATGGTAAAGATCAAATGTTACCCTGCGGATCATAAAAGAGAATATGCTATCGGAAGGATGATCATTTATCAACTGAATGATGAATACGGCGATAAAAAGATTAGTATAGAGGACTTAGATAAGTTGATAGCCAATGAACTTGCGGAATATAAAAAGAAAAAATAAATCCTCTACAGGAGCAGGATCAAGATCAGCTAGATCCGTATCCGATATTAAAAAAGTGAATGGAAAACTTTTCTTTATTCCTCTAGTTTCTTCTTTGGTTCTCAGTCCCATTTTTGCTGATCCTTTGAAGAATTACGACGCTGAGATTTCGGAATATACCAATAAAGATTCTTCCTTCTTTTCTGATAAGGAAGAGCGTAAAATTAAACAATTATTTTCTCAATCCCCTGAAAATTGGCAGGAGGAAAAATATTCTCTCAATTATCATAAGGACAAATCCAATTTAGAACTTCCGAGTTTTATCAGCGTCAATAAAATCATTTCCTCCAGAATCATAAGTCATAGTGGGATCATATATAAAAATTATGTTGTAAAACCGAAAGATTCACTTTCTAAGATCGCGAGAATTATGAAAACTTCGGTTCAAAAAATTGTCTCTACAAACGGTCTGAAAAAGAATACCACGCTTCTAGTCGGACAGAATATTTCTATTCCGGTTCAAGTGCGTAATGCAAGCCGCGAAAGAGTGGAATTTCGTAGATTTTTTGTACATCCGGTCTTGAACGCAAAGATAACGTCTCGTTACGGAAGAAGAAAAGATCCATTTCACACCGGTTCCCGCGGCTTTCATACCGGTTTGGATTTTGCAGGCGCACAAGGTGCTCCGATTCTTGCAGTTGCAGACGGAGTCGTATCTTTTGCCGGGGTTAACGGAGGTTATGGAAATACGGTTATCATTGATCATGAGAACGGTTATAAAACAATGTATGCCCATTGTTCGAAAATTACGATCGATCAGGGAACGAAAGTCAGCACCGGCACGGTCATAGGTGCAATTGGTAGAACCGGATCGGCTACGGGACCACATCTTCATTTTGAAGTCTTTTTAAACGGAACTAGGGTAAATCCTGAGGCTGCTTTGAAAAAGGCATTGAAGATTGTTACACCTTTAGATCCGGGTAAATTTGCCAGATTGTAATCCAAATAGAAATTGGAAATATTCTAATTTCTTGAAAGAAATTTACTAATCGAATTCCTATGAACGCGATTTTTTTAGAACTCAGGAAAAACACTTTTTATACGCTTATTCCTGTGCTTTTATTCTTTTCTTATTCTCTTTCCTATCTTCTGAGAGCCGTTATTCTCGCTTTTTTAAATCCGAGTGTTCAAGCGGTAAACTCCAATGTAAGTCCGGTTCGTAAAATGGGTTCGGAAACCATCAATCGAGCTCTTTCTTCTTATGAAGAAATGGTTCAAGGAAATTTAATCCGAGGAGTCATCACCAAAGAAGGGGAAGCTCCTGTAGAGGGTGAAATGTCTGTCGCTCCTCCGGACACGGGAGAGGGAGAGGAAATGAAAGTCACCGGTACCTTGAGCGGACACTGGTCCTTTGCTCGGGTCACGATCGTGGAAAAAGGAAAAGCCGAATCCCAGGAGTTTGGAATTGGTGAGACTGTCAGTGGATATACGATTCGTTCGATTGTGCTCAACTACGTCGTTTTGGAAAAGGGAGGAATTACTCTCAAAGTTGAGATCGGTCAAACTCCGGGAGAAGCAAGAGCCAAACTAAGTTTGGATACGAAAGCGGAGGGCGAACAACTTCCTAGCGGGAATACAGTCCGAAAGGTTCTTTCCAGACAGGACGTTAACCGTAAACTGAAAGATCAAGCCGCGATCTTTAAGAATGCAAGGTTCGGTCCCGCATTGATTAATGGAAAGATCACCGGTTATAAAATTTACAGTGTAACACCGGAGCATATCTTTTATGCCTTAGGGGCTAGAAATGGGGATATCATCAAACGAGTAAACGGAATGCCATTAACCGAAACCGAAAAAATGTTAGAAATCTGGGGAGCCGTAAAAACTGCCGATAAGATTACAGTAGATGTAGAAAGAGGTAGTCAGATTCTCACCTACGAATTTATTATCAGAAATTAAAAAAATGTACGGAACAATTAGTCAATTTTCAATCTTTAGAATATTCTCCATTCTCATACTTTTGTTTTTAGTATGGGACAAACCAGTATTCCCTCAGAGCAAGAAAAAATCTTCCGTTAAGACAAGATCGGCGGCCGCTCCAGAAGAACCGGCGGAAAAGAGCTTTTATGCAAACTGGAGAGACACTGAATTAAACGATTTTCTCAAAGGGATGAGTGCTATCTTAAAGAAAAACATTCTTTTAGATGAGAGTTTAAAAGGTAAAAAGATTACGATCATTTCTCAAAAAGAAATTCCGATTAAAAATGCATTTATCTTTATGAAATCAGTTTTAGAATCACTTGGTTTTGGCGTTGTGGAAGAACCGGATTTGATTTCGATTGTCAAGATTAAAGATGCACTTGCAAGATCTCCCGTGGTCCGAGTTGGAAAGGAATTAATTCCGGAAACGGAAGTCGGCGATTACAGAACGATCACTCAAATTATTCCTATTGAAAATACAAAACCGGAAGAATTGGAACCGATTCTCAAACGTCTAACCTCTCCGAATACGGACGTAATCGTTTATAGAAATACAAACACGATTGTTCTTTCTGGTTCCGCAGCTGACATCAATAAATTGTTGGTTTTGATAAATGAACTCGACCTGAAATTGGAAGAGGCAAGTCCGGGAGCGATCGCGTCTGCCGGAGATGT
Protein-coding regions in this window:
- a CDS encoding LysM peptidoglycan-binding domain-containing M23 family metallopeptidase, with amino-acid sequence MRNIKRKNKSSTGAGSRSARSVSDIKKVNGKLFFIPLVSSLVLSPIFADPLKNYDAEISEYTNKDSSFFSDKEERKIKQLFSQSPENWQEEKYSLNYHKDKSNLELPSFISVNKIISSRIISHSGIIYKNYVVKPKDSLSKIARIMKTSVQKIVSTNGLKKNTTLLVGQNISIPVQVRNASRERVEFRRFFVHPVLNAKITSRYGRRKDPFHTGSRGFHTGLDFAGAQGAPILAVADGVVSFAGVNGGYGNTVIIDHENGYKTMYAHCSKITIDQGTKVSTGTVIGAIGRTGSATGPHLHFEVFLNGTRVNPEAALKKALKIVTPLDPGKFARL
- a CDS encoding HD-GYP domain-containing protein → MKKFAVSELKPGMRFSKPVYLDKENLFITSNTPVTDGDLDRLNRFGIQEVMTAGELLQLDTQSDLNALETNIEDMIVNTFVDDELQPLKAVYDNLNRIKISFGNLFRESTQVIQDVFKKTLDEKPLEVPPVREIAESLTDFVRSNQNISYLILANNPSGYYLYNQIANATFYSLILGKLLEYSRPKMVDLGISCLLADIGMCKVPASISEKNEQLSEEEFKAIMKHTILGYQILSQKMKLKNNLAIVALQHHERYDGNGYPQKLAGTAIEEQARIYAIADNFSALVTNRPHRKKILPHEAIKSMISMDVGKFDLKLVRTLLNHLSLYPVGSCIELSDKRIGVVLGPNLDKPIRPYIRIIKDEYGTMVRNLILVDLLKETNLFISRPVDLQEITA
- a CDS encoding type II secretion system-associated lipoprotein, which codes for MFRITVFLLPVFFLFLTSCGNRLIRKDAIAHINEHYSEKIYYLTKDKKVSNTETFKKGMLVRIYVESTPSMVKIKCYPADHKREYAIGRMIIYQLNDEYGDKKISIEDLDKLIANELAEYKKKK
- a CDS encoding YifB family Mg chelatase-like AAA ATPase gives rise to the protein MKNSWICLTGANLEGLDAFAVDVEINLKRGLPRFMITGLAAQSIRESSERVRIALENSGYSCPFQNILVNLAPAGRKKEGTLLDLSIACGILALTEQIFPSGKLQRTLFLGELGLDGSLKPLKGVLPILSGISSEKYDTVIVPFENREEAALLRKFEVFGISHLRELEEILESRKPPETKSKIQIREVNIVQNLELYQDQMIAFRAVQIAVAGWHHILLSGPPGIGKSLLARIAGLLLPSPEEREALDILKIQSALFPLKELIAERPYRAPHHTTSDITLVGGSRDLRMGEVTLANRGILFLDELAEYKSGILQALREPMEEGNITISRISGTVIYPANFLLVAATNPCPCGFYGVEGGGCSCNPQKIKKYQSPYSGPFRDRIDLEVEMYPLKEKERKRISISLEESRKQIQKAAAIQRDRYRGSEFYFNGQLRGECVNSYLKFDSTCEEILESETRKRKSSIRKFNQIRKVARTIADLEENPFVKEKHLLEALHFQNAGSSEKTGPSLNSR
- a CDS encoding YraN family protein, which codes for MSRFKKIKGDEGESIASDFLISLGHEILKRNYRFLSCEIDIISVKEEVLYFSEVKFWKEFESFDPRFTFNFAKQTRMRKAASGFLSENLSLQNHFVSFCLVSINEKKGCEYYPDLF